Proteins encoded in a region of the Vicia villosa cultivar HV-30 ecotype Madison, WI linkage group LG5, Vvil1.0, whole genome shotgun sequence genome:
- the LOC131604975 gene encoding uncharacterized protein LOC131604975, which produces MDEFFCVSACTTAKQIWDTLVETREGTVEVKRSRLNTLSQEYELFRMQPRESILELQKRFVHLINHLDALGKKISIEEQNLKVLRSLTREWQPKVTAISKKKTLTKMTSATLFGKLQEYETKLERIQKHESLDSKSKGISLKVNSMYDDPSVEDENFMLLVKRLGKCFGKNNKSSHVKRKNHFRKKEASTSTQDVTCCECGKQGHIKPDCPKLSKNGGVKGKKDLENKKAYVAWEDNEISSSSDSDSDESANLTLMASHHSYDENDEVSNEFSIFDNDAQGAINELLNECKMLYRTISTQEKQIKILEKMDTMQKDFEVEKKQYVDKIEQKFTLQKNDAFEAFKKYAKQIQNEKSLTIASIRSDHGGEFQNASFEEFCEEHGISHNFSAPRTPQQNGVVERKNRSLVELARAKLSDSKLPKYFWADAISTACFVSNRVNIRHILKKTPYELFKGRKPNIANFTSLDANILS; this is translated from the exons ATGGACGAGTTCTTTTGTGTTTCGGCATGTACAACGGCTAAACAAATATGGGATACATTAGTAGAAACTCGCGAAGGAACGGTTGAAGTTAAGAGATCTCGATTAAATACTTTGAGTCAAGAATATGAATTATTTAGAATGCAGCCCAGAGAAAGCATTCTTGAACTACAAAAGAGATTTGTTCACTTAATAAATCATCTAGACGCTCTTGGAAAGAAAATTTCTATCGAGGAACAAAATCTTAAAGTTCTAAGATCCTTAACCAGAGAATGGCAACCAAAGGTAACGGCAATATCCAAGAAGAAGACTTTAACAAAAATGACTTCCGCAACATTGttcggaaaacttcaagaatacgaAACGAAACTCGAAAGAATTCAAAAGCATGAAAGTTTAGATTCAAAATCCAAAGGCATTTCTTTGAAAGTAAATTCTATGTACGATGATCCATCGGTGGAAGATGAAAATTTTATGCTTCTTGTTAAAAGACTTGGTAAGTGCTTtggtaaaaataataaatcatctCATGTAAAAAGAAAGAACCATTTCAGGAAAAAGGAGGCCTCCACTTCAACACAAGATGTCACATGTTGTGAATGTGGTAAACAAGGTCATATAAAACCAGATTGTCCAAAACTCTCCAAGAATGGTGGTGTCAAAGGCAAAAAGGACCTCGAGAATAAAAAGGCCTATgttgcatgggaagataatgagatAAGTTCATCATCCGATTCGGATAGCGACGAAAGTGCAAATCTAACATTGATGGCTTCACACCATTCCTATGATGAGAacgatgaggttagtaatgaattctCTATTTTCGATAATGATGCACAAGGTGCCATAAATGAATTattaaatgaatgcaaaatgttatatAGAACCATATCAACTCaagagaaacaaatcaaaattcttGAGAAAATGGATACCATGCAAAAAGATTTCGAGgttgaaaagaaacaatatgttgaTAAAATAGAACAAAAATTTACAT TGCAGAAAAATGATGCATTTGAAGCGTTCAAGAAATATGCAAAGCAAATTCAAAATGAGAAGTCACTAACAATTGCCTCCATAAGAAGTGaccatggtggagaatttcaaaatgcttcgtttgaagaattttgcgAAGAACATGGAATATCTCATAATTTCTCAGCACCAaggactcctcaacaaaatggagtagtggaaAGAAAGAATAGATCACTTGTGGAACTTGCAAGAGCGAAGCTTAGCGACTCAaaacttcctaaatatttttgggcggatgcgatAAGCACGGCATGTTTTGTAAGTAATAGGGTTAATATTCgacatatcttaaagaagactccatatgaactattCAAAGGAAGGAAACCAAACATTGCTAATTTCACATCTTTGGATGCAAAtattttgtcttga